The Desulfofundulus luciae nucleotide sequence GCAGTTCAGTCACTACGAGGAAGTACCTCCGTCTATGGCTGAAGCTATTATTACCCGGCGGCGGGGATAAAGGCCGCACCCACATTTGCTGCCTGCAAAACTATATGCTGGACAAGGAGGATCTAATGTCATGGCCAAGGCCAAATTTGAGCGGACCAAACCCCACGTAAACGTAGGGACCATTGGACACGTTGACCACGGGAAGACCACTTTGACGGCAGCCA carries:
- a CDS encoding GTP-binding protein, encoding MAKAKFERTKPHVNVGTIGHVDHGKTTLTAA